One Sandaracinaceae bacterium DNA window includes the following coding sequences:
- a CDS encoding HEAT repeat domain-containing protein — MVRWPWIVMLAGALCLADLPTVPATAHAQDDWGLTRQRGGRDRARPRRPSRPARGQGRRRPRGERAQPQGPQREAPERADVLIQRYRRIVEQDPRETFAFRRLLDLYRERDGNIDRLVEDLRAQIAADGEAYAPRMMIGHIFKAQNHADEARAAYERASELRPREAAPRIALAQIERAAGASAAARQRYEEALERTRERLAREELLREVAQLALEMDDFEAARGFYEELARGGDGSVYLRAEYARALSAAREWDRAVEEYERVIRSLRGDNRVLPPVLLELSRAQLERADPEASIETLDRALRLAGRQAGIRAEIYDQLLLAHRRTDRLPALAERLRGEAGRGFESNELLGRIEDELGNDAEALEAYRRALRSRPRDIDTRVRIIQLLSRSGRLDDVIDEYRALIRQAPREPRFVIELAQLLMQTDHREDALRLLRDTGRRHARDPILHQQLAELYARWGEEALAASEIELLARIDPRDPVHVIALGASQFDRGEREAALATWRRVLEVERGAEGHATLAQIYGDHDLLPLAIEQWREAVRLEPEEVGHVRGLATALERNRQNDAAEAQWQRVLELAGDDRVARREARERIVGIWSRTRQLPTQIRELERRFASESPDAEAGRFLAEAHRRRGPQHQAQAERVLERVAEIAPGDVESLLALERIRRHRGDLAGAIDVLRRLRDADPRRAAHYLQQMAEHALALYRDEEAVRYAAEAVERNPDDASGHRRLADLYRARQDMPRAIASYQRALELNERLYPVYFELAELYLARGESARADRLYRQVLRITPDDDLVSRAARASIQINLGAGTLVELERDLLPLALGHPQRPIFRRMVVELYDAYAGPLVLRARRGGEGAAEAREELRQIGTRGIKPLLEALADADPSQRRVALDILGDLGNPNAAAPLLAVAENPALDLGSRLQALRAAGAVADASEVGRLVALAEGDDHRLSGLAAWSLARLGGREAERALRRLQRSDDTQVVGYAAIGLGLHSAAGSGRSGDTAAELERVVRSATDEDILHASIWALGRAGDARHAPALAEVLRTRGGATSRIAAEALGRIGGDEARDALIGALFDPDAQLRRAAALALRARSDEGADGGADDEEPAELPAPHAFERVRDYVLRVVRAEDAALPPVEDLSAWAPALEEAASLALRGPVERALPALDVLGARAHGLSLGPLTADLDAWPDGPRSAAERALDQLGDGLVDELVEAAAHLDAAVRVAAVRLLARLDHPDAVSAVAASLSSPPASVQRAALDALSEATRTPSGAVVARLSEIVREHRDWSMRTRAAAALGRSRDEAARAALRGALTEDPYAFVRQAAAAALGVEASAQDLEALERALARDEEPRVRASAAASLIASGGEAAQRARAQTRRDASPRVRAVTEPESGIR; from the coding sequence GTGGTGCGTTGGCCGTGGATCGTGATGCTGGCGGGGGCGCTGTGCCTCGCCGACCTACCGACCGTCCCGGCGACCGCGCACGCGCAGGACGACTGGGGCCTGACCCGGCAGCGTGGCGGGCGGGATCGCGCGCGCCCACGCCGACCGAGCCGCCCCGCGCGCGGGCAGGGGCGACGCCGCCCGCGAGGCGAGCGGGCGCAGCCACAGGGGCCGCAGCGCGAGGCCCCGGAGCGCGCCGATGTCTTGATCCAGCGCTACCGGCGCATCGTCGAGCAGGATCCGCGGGAGACCTTCGCGTTCCGCCGCCTCCTGGACCTCTATCGCGAGCGCGACGGCAACATCGACCGGCTCGTGGAAGACCTCCGCGCGCAGATCGCGGCGGACGGCGAGGCCTACGCGCCGCGCATGATGATCGGGCACATCTTCAAGGCACAGAATCACGCCGACGAGGCGCGCGCCGCCTACGAGCGCGCGTCGGAGCTGCGCCCGCGAGAGGCTGCGCCCCGGATCGCGCTGGCGCAGATCGAGCGGGCGGCCGGCGCGTCCGCCGCCGCGCGTCAGCGCTACGAGGAGGCGCTCGAGCGCACCCGCGAGCGGCTCGCCCGCGAGGAGCTGCTCCGGGAGGTGGCGCAGCTCGCCCTCGAGATGGACGACTTCGAGGCGGCGCGCGGCTTCTACGAGGAGCTCGCCCGCGGCGGGGACGGAAGCGTCTACCTGCGCGCCGAATACGCCCGCGCGTTGTCGGCGGCGCGGGAGTGGGACCGCGCGGTCGAAGAATACGAGCGGGTGATCCGCTCCCTCCGTGGTGACAACCGCGTGCTGCCGCCCGTCCTCCTCGAGCTGTCGCGCGCCCAGCTCGAGCGCGCCGATCCCGAGGCCAGCATCGAGACCCTCGATCGCGCGCTCCGGCTGGCGGGGCGTCAGGCGGGGATCCGCGCGGAGATCTACGACCAGCTCCTGCTCGCGCACCGCCGCACCGACCGGCTGCCCGCGCTCGCCGAGCGCCTGCGCGGCGAAGCGGGGCGCGGCTTCGAGTCGAACGAGCTGCTCGGGCGCATCGAGGACGAGCTCGGCAACGACGCCGAGGCGCTCGAGGCCTACCGGCGCGCCCTCCGCTCTCGCCCCCGAGACATCGACACCCGCGTCCGGATCATCCAGCTCCTGAGCCGCTCCGGGCGGCTCGACGACGTCATCGACGAGTACCGCGCGCTGATCCGACAGGCGCCTCGCGAGCCGCGCTTCGTGATCGAGCTGGCGCAGCTCCTGATGCAGACGGACCACCGCGAGGACGCGCTGCGGCTCCTGCGCGACACGGGGCGCCGTCACGCTCGCGACCCGATCCTGCACCAGCAGCTCGCCGAGCTGTACGCGCGCTGGGGCGAGGAGGCGCTGGCGGCCAGCGAGATCGAGCTGCTGGCGCGGATCGATCCGCGCGATCCGGTGCACGTGATCGCGCTCGGCGCCTCCCAGTTCGATCGAGGCGAGCGGGAGGCGGCGCTGGCCACCTGGCGGCGCGTGCTCGAGGTCGAGCGCGGCGCCGAAGGCCACGCCACCCTCGCGCAGATCTACGGCGACCACGATCTGCTGCCCCTGGCCATCGAGCAGTGGCGCGAGGCGGTCCGACTCGAGCCCGAGGAGGTCGGGCACGTGCGCGGGCTCGCCACGGCGCTGGAGCGCAACCGGCAGAACGACGCGGCGGAGGCGCAGTGGCAGCGCGTGCTCGAGCTGGCGGGGGACGACCGCGTGGCGCGTCGCGAGGCGCGCGAGCGGATCGTCGGCATCTGGTCGCGGACTCGTCAGCTGCCCACCCAGATCCGCGAGCTCGAGCGCCGCTTCGCGTCGGAGTCGCCCGACGCCGAGGCGGGCCGGTTCCTGGCGGAGGCGCACCGGCGTCGTGGCCCACAGCACCAGGCGCAGGCCGAGCGTGTGCTCGAGCGCGTGGCCGAGATCGCGCCGGGGGACGTCGAGAGCCTGCTCGCCCTGGAGCGGATTCGACGCCACCGCGGCGACCTCGCCGGCGCGATCGACGTGCTGCGTCGGCTGCGCGACGCCGATCCGCGGCGCGCGGCGCACTACCTCCAGCAGATGGCCGAGCACGCCCTCGCCCTGTACCGGGACGAGGAGGCGGTGCGGTACGCGGCCGAGGCGGTCGAGCGGAACCCGGACGACGCGTCGGGACATCGACGGCTGGCCGACCTCTACCGCGCGCGACAGGACATGCCGCGCGCCATCGCGAGCTACCAGCGCGCGCTCGAGCTGAACGAGCGCCTCTATCCGGTCTACTTCGAGCTCGCGGAGCTCTACCTGGCGCGCGGCGAGTCAGCGCGCGCCGATCGACTCTACCGCCAGGTGCTCCGGATCACGCCCGACGACGACCTCGTCTCGCGCGCGGCGCGCGCCTCGATCCAGATCAACCTCGGCGCCGGCACGCTCGTGGAGCTCGAGCGCGACCTGCTCCCGCTCGCCCTCGGTCACCCGCAGCGACCCATCTTCCGGCGCATGGTGGTGGAGCTCTACGACGCGTACGCGGGCCCGCTCGTCCTGCGCGCGCGGCGAGGAGGGGAGGGCGCGGCCGAGGCCCGCGAGGAGCTGCGTCAGATCGGGACGCGCGGGATCAAGCCGCTCCTCGAGGCCCTGGCCGACGCGGACCCGTCCCAGCGACGCGTCGCCCTCGACATCCTCGGCGACCTCGGCAACCCGAACGCGGCCGCGCCGCTCCTCGCGGTGGCCGAGAACCCCGCTTTGGACCTCGGGAGCCGGTTGCAAGCGCTGCGCGCGGCCGGGGCGGTCGCCGACGCGTCCGAGGTCGGGCGCCTCGTCGCGCTCGCGGAGGGCGATGACCATCGCCTGAGCGGGCTCGCGGCCTGGAGCCTGGCGCGACTGGGAGGGCGCGAGGCCGAGCGCGCCCTGCGGCGCCTCCAGCGCAGCGACGACACGCAGGTGGTCGGCTACGCGGCCATCGGGCTCGGCCTGCACTCCGCCGCCGGGTCGGGGCGTAGCGGCGACACCGCCGCGGAGCTCGAGCGCGTCGTGCGGAGCGCCACGGATGAAGACATCTTGCATGCTTCCATCTGGGCGCTCGGACGCGCGGGGGACGCGCGACACGCGCCGGCCCTCGCCGAGGTCCTCCGCACGCGCGGCGGCGCGACGTCGCGGATCGCGGCCGAGGCCCTCGGGCGGATCGGCGGCGACGAGGCACGCGACGCGCTCATCGGCGCGCTGTTCGACCCCGACGCGCAGCTGCGCCGGGCGGCCGCGCTCGCGCTCCGTGCGCGCTCCGACGAAGGCGCCGACGGAGGCGCCGACGACGAGGAGCCGGCCGAGCTGCCGGCCCCCCACGCCTTCGAGCGCGTGCGCGACTACGTGCTGCGTGTCGTGCGGGCAGAAGACGCGGCGCTGCCGCCAGTGGAAGATCTCTCGGCGTGGGCGCCCGCGCTCGAAGAGGCGGCCTCCCTCGCCCTGCGCGGTCCGGTCGAGCGAGCCCTCCCGGCCCTCGACGTGCTCGGCGCGCGCGCACACGGGCTGTCCCTCGGGCCTCTGACCGCCGATCTCGACGCCTGGCCGGACGGGCCTCGCAGCGCCGCCGAGCGCGCGCTGGACCAGCTCGGGGACGGGCTGGTGGACGAGCTGGTCGAGGCGGCCGCGCACCTCGACGCGGCGGTGCGGGTGGCGGCGGTGCGCCTGCTCGCGCGCCTGGACCACCCCGACGCGGTGAGCGCGGTGGCCGCCTCGCTGTCGAGCCCGCCCGCGTCGGTGCAGCGCGCCGCGCTGGACGCGCTCTCCGAGGCGACCCGGACGCCGAGCGGCGCCGTGGTGGCGCGGCTGTCCGAGATCGTGCGCGAACATCGTGACTGGTCGATGCGAACGCGCGCGGCCGCGGCGCTGGGCCGGTCTCGCGACGAGGCGGCGCGGGCGGCTCTGCGGGGGGCGCTGACCGAAGACCCCTACGCCTTCGTGCGCCAGGCGGCCGCCGCGGCGCTCGGCGTGGAGGCGAGCGCGCAGGATCTGGAGGCGCTGGAGCGGGCCCTGGCGCGCGACGAGGAGCCGAGGGTCCGAGCGTCCGCCGCGGCGTCGCTGATCGCTTCCGGGGGAGAAGCGGCGCAGCGCGCGCGGGCCCAGACGCGACGCGACGCGAGCCCGCGGGTTCGCGCGGTCACCGAGCCTGAGTCGGGCATTCGTTGA
- a CDS encoding OmpA family protein, protein MVRNIGRRGAALVAFALLLTAVGCGYSEEQMQARLDQIETLEGQLRDSREQSEQLESRLAAVEARNQELVDRLRALGEEVEGLESERGNLQSSLQETQRALEELRARERAQQERLATFRRMIERFRSMIDSGRLRVRIVRNRMLIELSENILFDSGRADLRDEGEVALSEIVQVLNSIPNRQFQVAGHTDNIPMRSSRFQSNWELSTARAVNVARFMIDQGLNAERISAAGYAETQPVASNSTPEGRAQNRRIEIVLVPNLDELPDLSSLSEEGGAS, encoded by the coding sequence ATGGTCCGGAACATCGGGCGCCGCGGCGCCGCACTCGTCGCCTTCGCCCTGCTCCTCACCGCCGTCGGGTGCGGCTACTCCGAAGAGCAGATGCAGGCGCGGCTCGACCAGATCGAGACGCTCGAGGGGCAGCTGCGGGATAGCCGGGAGCAGAGCGAGCAGCTCGAGAGCCGGCTCGCGGCGGTCGAGGCCCGCAATCAGGAGCTCGTCGATCGGCTGCGGGCGCTCGGAGAAGAGGTCGAGGGCCTCGAGAGCGAGCGCGGCAACCTCCAGAGCAGCCTCCAGGAGACCCAGCGGGCGCTCGAGGAGCTCCGGGCCCGCGAGCGCGCGCAACAAGAGCGGCTCGCCACCTTCCGCCGCATGATCGAGCGCTTTCGCTCCATGATCGACTCCGGGCGGCTGCGCGTGCGTATCGTGCGCAACCGCATGCTGATCGAGCTGAGCGAGAACATCCTCTTCGACTCGGGCCGCGCCGATCTCCGCGACGAGGGCGAGGTGGCGCTGAGCGAGATCGTCCAGGTGCTGAACTCGATCCCCAACCGCCAGTTCCAGGTCGCGGGACACACCGACAACATCCCGATGCGGAGCAGCCGGTTCCAGAGCAACTGGGAGCTGTCGACCGCCCGGGCGGTGAACGTCGCCCGTTTCATGATCGATCAGGGGCTCAACGCCGAGCGGATCTCCGCCGCCGGCTACGCCGAGACCCAGCCCGTGGCCTCGAACTCGACACCCGAGGGCCGCGCCCAGAACCGCCGCATCGAGATCGTGCTGGTCCCGAACCTGGACGAGCTGCCGGATCTGTCGTCGCTGAGCGAAGAGGGCGGCGCCTCCTGA
- a CDS encoding FHA domain-containing protein: MEQARFYVCKECSTPVPSGHKFCGACGATVPKDVLERQVDFFGSMQAPGKARLILIRGNEEADGLSYLLQGTEHIVGTTDAQIPFPTDPWISPRHANFFYRGDKLFVRDEGSVNGVYLRIKKPNPLKPNDHFLCGEQVFRLEATPKDTSGPDPDQTYFYSSPKRPSPFRVVQVLAGGQDGMVYCARENAVQIGREDSDMNFPDDVFMSGSHAKVELAGDGQFSLVDLGSRNGTYVRLGKERELGNGDYLFVGHQLLRVEQTA, encoded by the coding sequence ATGGAGCAAGCCAGGTTCTACGTCTGCAAGGAGTGCTCGACCCCGGTTCCGTCGGGCCACAAGTTCTGCGGTGCATGCGGCGCGACCGTCCCGAAGGACGTGCTCGAGCGCCAGGTGGACTTCTTCGGCAGCATGCAGGCGCCCGGCAAGGCGCGCCTGATCCTCATCCGCGGCAACGAAGAGGCCGACGGACTGAGCTATCTCCTCCAGGGCACGGAGCACATCGTGGGCACGACGGACGCCCAGATCCCGTTCCCGACCGATCCGTGGATCAGCCCGCGCCACGCCAACTTCTTCTACCGCGGCGACAAGCTCTTCGTGCGGGACGAGGGCAGCGTCAACGGCGTCTACCTGCGCATCAAGAAGCCCAACCCGCTGAAGCCGAACGATCACTTCCTGTGCGGAGAGCAGGTCTTCCGGCTCGAGGCGACGCCGAAGGACACCTCGGGGCCCGATCCCGATCAGACCTATTTCTACTCCTCGCCCAAGCGCCCGAGCCCCTTCCGGGTGGTCCAGGTGCTCGCGGGTGGCCAGGACGGGATGGTCTACTGCGCGCGCGAGAACGCCGTGCAGATCGGTCGCGAGGACAGCGACATGAACTTCCCCGACGACGTCTTCATGTCGGGCAGCCACGCGAAGGTCGAGCTCGCCGGCGACGGCCAGTTCTCGCTCGTGGACCTCGGCTCGCGCAACGGCACGTACGTGCGTCTCGGCAAGGAACGCGAGCTGGGCAACGGCGACTATCTCTTCGTCGGCCACCAGCTGCTGCGCGTCGAACAGACCGCCTGA
- a CDS encoding alpha/beta hydrolase: MEYDRQGFASAEDGTRLFWGARGEGPTVVLNDGIGCDGFAWKYLQPHLAETHRVLHWHYRAHGRSGLPVDPARIDVPAHARDLLSVLDAHEVDEAILVGHSMGTQVALEAQRLAPSRVRALVLMCGSYGRVTATFHGSDMLKQVLPGILEAVERRKGLARALWGRIPAKLAFHIARLSKEVDALAIREEDFRPYMEHVAAMDPQIFLAMLRHAGEHTAEDILERIAVPTLVVAAERDTFTPPALAEHMAEVIPGAELFLLRGASHAAPIEQPVAIQLRLDKFERERLSARASAANA, translated from the coding sequence ATGGAGTACGACCGGCAGGGCTTCGCGAGCGCAGAGGATGGGACGCGCCTCTTCTGGGGCGCACGTGGCGAGGGCCCCACGGTGGTGCTCAACGACGGCATCGGCTGCGACGGCTTCGCCTGGAAGTACCTCCAGCCTCACCTCGCCGAGACCCACCGCGTGCTGCACTGGCACTACCGCGCGCACGGTCGTAGCGGGCTGCCCGTGGACCCCGCGCGCATCGACGTGCCGGCCCACGCCCGCGATCTGCTGAGCGTGCTCGACGCGCACGAGGTGGACGAGGCGATCCTGGTCGGCCACAGCATGGGGACCCAGGTGGCGCTCGAGGCCCAGCGCCTCGCCCCCTCTCGGGTGCGCGCGCTGGTGCTCATGTGCGGCAGCTACGGCCGGGTCACCGCCACCTTCCACGGCAGCGACATGCTCAAGCAGGTCCTCCCCGGCATCCTGGAGGCGGTCGAGCGTCGCAAGGGCCTCGCCCGCGCGCTCTGGGGTCGCATCCCGGCCAAGCTGGCGTTCCACATCGCGCGCCTCTCCAAGGAGGTCGACGCGCTCGCCATCCGGGAAGAGGACTTCCGGCCCTACATGGAGCACGTCGCCGCGATGGACCCGCAGATCTTCCTCGCGATGCTCCGCCACGCGGGGGAGCACACCGCGGAGGACATCCTGGAGCGCATCGCCGTGCCGACCCTGGTGGTCGCCGCCGAGCGCGACACGTTCACGCCGCCGGCCCTCGCGGAGCACATGGCCGAGGTGATCCCGGGCGCGGAGCTCTTCCTGCTGCGCGGCGCGAGCCACGCCGCCCCGATCGAGCAGCCCGTGGCGATCCAGCTGCGCCTCGACAAGTTCGAGCGCGAGCGCCTCTCCGCCCGCGCCAGCGCCGCCAACGCGTGA
- a CDS encoding TIGR04563 family protein: protein MAGSDKRKQSLYIPQAMLEEINREMDRLDRSRSWIVQRCIKIALPEIKKLPSVNDIDDDDRDEDE, encoded by the coding sequence ATGGCCGGGAGCGACAAGCGGAAGCAGAGCCTGTACATCCCGCAGGCGATGCTCGAGGAGATCAACCGAGAGATGGACCGGCTCGACCGGTCGCGCTCCTGGATCGTGCAGCGCTGCATCAAGATCGCCCTGCCCGAGATCAAGAAGCTCCCGTCGGTCAACGACATCGACGACGACGACCGAGACGAGGACGAGTGA
- a CDS encoding tetratricopeptide repeat protein, with product MTQPSGEPRAEPEPDDPWIGRTIAQKFTLSEQIGEGAMGRVYRAEHVSLGKPVAIKVLHRHLGGDPRIAKRFHREARAASRLSHPNSLQIIDFGEAGDGTLFIAMELLEGEDLQTLIDHDAPLSPRHIGEIMTQMLRALDEAHHAGIIHRDLKPENLVVIQTRGGGFRVKVCDFGIAKITESEGKSTAITKDGYVCGTPEYMAPEQARGDAIDPRADLYSAGVVLYHLLCAKVPFSAETALGIITKHLMEQPVPPRRVQPSWGIPRALERVALRALAKDPDERWPSAAEMGAAVESAVDALGDRADERLGHGSFAAAALEDDDDEEAREATTEEAIRAVVQPARGHTWLYALAGALALLAFGVWLWARPTAPASSADPVDRAESQPPTEPEPAAPTSAREPAAERPAAEEVGAEGGTAAEEGTAAESDEESDEESAPIARPRATEAQRPRDRPRPGPRDPTPAPPTTPDPFDDGRDRMSRGDLRGAIAAFERAARAQPRNAQVHRQLGRAYMRLGDTRRGADAYRRYLALAPDAPDRAIIERLIE from the coding sequence ATGACCCAACCCTCCGGCGAGCCGCGAGCCGAGCCCGAGCCCGATGACCCGTGGATCGGACGGACCATCGCGCAGAAGTTCACCCTGTCGGAGCAGATCGGCGAGGGAGCGATGGGCCGCGTCTACCGGGCCGAGCACGTCTCGCTCGGCAAGCCCGTGGCCATCAAGGTGCTCCACCGCCACCTCGGCGGCGACCCGCGCATCGCCAAGCGATTCCACCGCGAAGCGCGCGCCGCGAGCCGCCTCTCGCACCCGAATTCGCTGCAGATCATCGACTTCGGCGAGGCGGGCGACGGCACCCTCTTCATCGCGATGGAGCTGCTCGAGGGGGAGGACCTGCAGACCCTGATCGACCACGACGCGCCCCTGTCACCGCGTCACATCGGCGAGATCATGACCCAGATGCTCCGCGCCCTCGACGAGGCGCATCACGCGGGCATCATCCACCGGGACCTGAAGCCCGAGAACCTGGTGGTGATCCAGACCCGCGGCGGTGGGTTCCGGGTCAAGGTCTGCGACTTCGGGATCGCGAAGATCACCGAGTCCGAGGGCAAGAGCACCGCGATCACCAAAGATGGCTACGTCTGCGGCACGCCCGAGTACATGGCCCCCGAGCAGGCGCGAGGCGACGCGATCGATCCGCGCGCGGACCTCTACTCGGCGGGGGTGGTCCTCTACCACCTGCTCTGCGCCAAGGTGCCGTTCTCGGCCGAGACCGCGCTGGGCATCATCACCAAGCACCTCATGGAGCAGCCCGTGCCGCCGCGCCGCGTGCAGCCGTCGTGGGGGATCCCGCGCGCGCTCGAGCGGGTCGCGCTCCGCGCTCTGGCGAAAGACCCCGACGAGCGCTGGCCGAGCGCGGCGGAGATGGGCGCGGCCGTCGAGTCCGCGGTGGACGCTCTGGGGGACCGCGCCGATGAGCGGTTGGGGCACGGCAGCTTCGCCGCGGCGGCCCTCGAAGACGACGACGATGAGGAGGCGCGCGAGGCGACGACCGAGGAGGCCATCCGCGCCGTCGTCCAGCCGGCGCGTGGGCACACGTGGCTCTACGCCCTCGCGGGCGCGCTGGCGCTGCTCGCCTTCGGCGTCTGGCTGTGGGCCCGGCCCACGGCTCCGGCGAGCTCTGCCGATCCGGTCGACCGCGCCGAGTCGCAGCCCCCGACCGAGCCGGAGCCGGCGGCGCCGACATCGGCGCGCGAGCCCGCCGCGGAGCGCCCCGCGGCGGAAGAGGTCGGCGCAGAGGGGGGCACGGCCGCGGAGGAGGGCACGGCCGCGGAGAGCGACGAGGAGAGCGACGAGGAGTCCGCGCCCATCGCCCGCCCACGAGCGACGGAGGCGCAGCGCCCCCGCGATCGCCCGCGCCCGGGGCCGCGCGATCCCACGCCGGCGCCCCCGACCACGCCCGATCCGTTCGACGACGGCCGCGACCGGATGAGCCGCGGCGACCTCCGCGGCGCCATCGCCGCCTTCGAGCGGGCCGCCCGTGCGCAGCCTCGGAACGCGCAGGTCCACCGCCAGCTCGGTCGCGCCTACATGCGCCTCGGCGACACACGACGCGGCGCCGACGCCTACCGGCGCTACCTCGCGCTCGCGCCCGACGCACCCGACCGGGCGATCATCGAGCGCCTGATCGAGTAG
- a CDS encoding FHA domain-containing protein, translated as MQDAAPAPAPAAPAPAPSGGGNGTLVLIRPDGTEGDSVSISDGSIVGRETMPQFASDTYLSPRHASFHFGGGRVTVRDLGSLNGVYRRIMAEEPVELKDGTVFRVGQEIIRFERLSEPDAGPDGVEKMGSPREGLVGRICLVTGRETLGNCYAVPAEGLHLGRERGDILFPDDGYVSGLHARIHGEGGRIYLTDVGSSNGTFLRLESDATVDAGSMVLVGQQLFRIEF; from the coding sequence TTGCAAGACGCCGCGCCTGCCCCTGCGCCCGCGGCGCCCGCTCCCGCCCCCTCGGGCGGCGGCAACGGCACGCTGGTCCTCATCCGTCCCGACGGCACCGAGGGCGACTCGGTCTCCATCAGCGACGGCTCGATCGTGGGCCGCGAGACGATGCCGCAGTTCGCGAGCGACACGTACCTGTCCCCGCGCCACGCCAGCTTCCATTTCGGCGGCGGCCGCGTGACGGTGCGCGACCTCGGCAGCCTCAACGGCGTCTACCGGCGGATCATGGCCGAGGAGCCGGTCGAGCTGAAGGACGGGACCGTCTTCCGCGTCGGCCAGGAGATCATCCGGTTCGAGCGCCTGTCCGAGCCCGACGCGGGGCCCGACGGTGTGGAGAAGATGGGGAGCCCGCGCGAGGGGCTCGTCGGCCGCATCTGCCTGGTCACCGGGCGCGAGACGCTTGGCAACTGCTACGCGGTGCCGGCGGAGGGCCTCCACCTGGGCCGCGAGCGCGGGGACATCCTCTTCCCGGACGACGGCTACGTCTCGGGCCTGCACGCGCGCATCCACGGCGAGGGCGGACGCATCTACCTGACGGACGTCGGGAGCTCCAACGGCACCTTCCTGCGCCTCGAGAGCGACGCCACCGTCGACGCGGGGTCGATGGTCCTCGTCGGCCAGCAGCTCTTCCGTATCGAGTTCTGA
- a CDS encoding NFACT RNA binding domain-containing protein gives MSAFGALIGAQLQRVDAPHRDLVALTLHTPALHGVLLLSCAPDALGWGFVAERPRGEPASSFVQLLRKHGSNARLTAVEPERGRVLFARGDETFALALSADPPNLVLERLSPDGTGEALGGRRGLRLGPPPRGLAADGETLADRGETLARAVMGGALDADRRALAKLVRRREAALRRRLQKIEADLDRVDDVDGLRARGSALLAALSTLPRDARTATVMDWSAEPPAEIEIPIDPRRTPREEADHLFTRAHKLERGGEIALRRHAATGAELDALREIGAQIDAADEASLEALSQRARQLGARAQRVSAGRRSEPEARAAYRTFHAASGRTVLVGRSATDNDTLTLRHARPWDLWLHARGVPGSHVVVPLEKGESCPPDLLADAAHLAAHFSELRGEDRVEVSYLERRYVRKPRGAAPGSVTLQRERVFLLRLEPDRLARVLEAEQH, from the coding sequence GTGAGCGCCTTCGGGGCGCTGATCGGGGCGCAGCTCCAGCGCGTCGACGCGCCCCACCGCGACCTCGTCGCGCTGACCCTCCACACGCCAGCGTTGCACGGCGTCTTGCTCCTCTCGTGCGCGCCCGACGCGCTCGGTTGGGGCTTCGTCGCCGAACGGCCCCGAGGCGAGCCGGCCTCGTCCTTCGTGCAGCTGCTGCGCAAGCACGGCTCCAACGCGCGCCTGACGGCCGTCGAGCCGGAGCGCGGCCGTGTCCTCTTCGCGCGCGGCGACGAGACGTTCGCGCTCGCGCTGAGCGCGGACCCACCGAACCTGGTCCTGGAGCGGCTCTCACCCGACGGGACGGGCGAGGCGCTCGGCGGGCGCCGCGGGCTCCGACTCGGCCCTCCCCCGCGAGGGCTCGCGGCGGACGGCGAGACGCTGGCGGATAGAGGCGAGACGCTCGCGCGCGCGGTGATGGGAGGCGCGCTCGACGCGGACCGGCGCGCGCTGGCCAAGCTCGTGCGTCGCCGGGAGGCGGCCCTTCGGAGACGGCTCCAGAAGATCGAGGCGGACCTCGACCGCGTGGACGACGTCGACGGCCTGCGGGCTCGGGGCTCCGCGCTCCTGGCCGCGCTGTCCACCCTGCCGCGCGACGCGCGCACGGCGACCGTCATGGACTGGAGCGCCGAGCCCCCGGCGGAGATCGAGATCCCGATCGACCCCCGCCGGACGCCGCGTGAGGAGGCGGACCACCTCTTCACGCGCGCGCACAAGCTCGAGCGCGGGGGCGAGATCGCGCTCCGGCGCCACGCCGCGACGGGGGCAGAGCTGGACGCGCTCCGGGAGATCGGGGCGCAGATCGACGCCGCGGACGAGGCGTCGCTCGAGGCGCTCTCGCAGCGCGCCCGACAGCTGGGGGCACGCGCCCAGCGAGTCAGCGCGGGTCGGCGCAGCGAGCCCGAGGCGCGGGCCGCGTACAGGACCTTCCATGCCGCGAGCGGCCGCACGGTGCTGGTGGGCCGCTCGGCCACCGACAACGACACGCTGACGCTGCGGCACGCGCGCCCGTGGGATCTCTGGCTCCACGCGCGGGGCGTGCCCGGCTCTCACGTCGTCGTGCCGCTGGAGAAGGGCGAGAGCTGCCCTCCGGATCTGCTGGCGGACGCCGCGCACCTCGCGGCCCACTTCTCGGAGCTGCGGGGCGAAGACCGAGTCGAGGTGAGCTACCTCGAGCGACGCTACGTTCGCAAGCCGCGCGGCGCCGCGCCTGGCTCGGTGACCCTCCAGAGAGAGCGCGTGTTCCTGCTCCGGCTCGAGCCCGATCGCCTCGCGCGCGTGCTCGAGGCCGAGCAGCACTGA